The DNA region CAACAcagctggtggggtggggaggcaaatGTCGCCTTCAAGCCATTGGTTAAGGCACTCAGCTGGGAGATGAGAGTAGCCACTTcaagtcccccctctgcctgaggagaAGGGGcctgaacagggatctgcccccGCCCTCAGGGGAGCGCCCAAACCACTAGGTTATGGGATAGCCTGACATGGGGCTCCTTCCAGCTATCCTGCTGCAGCCATTTGACTCTGCATCCATAATTAAACATGCCTTGGTCCAGAGAGAATGTGGGACCCACTCCGTAGCCCAGTGGTGGGGGCACCCCGCTAAGGGGGGAACACCTGTTCAAACACTGCTCCCTACCAGGCAGAGGGGGGGAGCTGAGTTGGGGTCTCCATAGGATATCTCAAACTCCTGCGCTAGTCCATGGGTGCAGTcctttctccccccatcccactcctGGTTAAGTATGTGCCACCACCAATCTTGCAAGAAACAACTTTAACACCTGACTCCAGAAGGGCTCCCGGCAGTGAATTGCTAGAAGAGCTAGGCACCTCCTTTCTGCCTGGACTTAAGCGCAAAATTCTCTGCTAGAACACATCCTTCTCCTTGGCATCTGCTACTGGCTGGcataggcagctccccacctagtgtgctggctttgtgCATCCCCCCTCAGGCATCTACCTCTCCCCAGGCATTGTATGGAGATCTGGGGCACCAAAGAGAGGATCTGTGGTTTCCCCTGGGTGGCAGgtcacctaaaagttaggcactgcaatACAGGGCATTGCAATGGCTAAGTGGCTCCCCCACCCACTAGGCAATCCTTCCACCCCATGTGGTTATAAATCCTCTCCATTCTCATTCGTGAACCTCCTATGAGTACTGCTGCCCCTGATAATACGGAAGCTGCAAGCAACAGGTAAGGCTTGACAAGGGGGTATTTATTTCCTATGATAGCCATTGGCTGGCAAAAAAAGACACCTGATGACAAAGACCTATGATAACTTTAATGGGCAATAGAAGCAGCAGAGGGTGGGCTAGGAAGGAGTTGCTATATCTGATGAACagggctccagggagtgactcACCAACCGCCCTTAGAGAACAGACATGGATAAATCTTCTACACGCAACACCAACTCTTTGCTGCCAGAGAAACCCAGAGTCAGCCACACAGGTCATAGGCAGTGAGCAAGAGGTCTGAGTTTATTGATATTCAGTCTCACTGAGAACAGTGAGAGGGTCCTTTGGTTACTTAACATTTGGCATCCAGATCCTACTGTGATAGGAGCATcagcgatagatagatagatagatagatagatagatagatagatagatagatagatagatagatgaactTCAGTGATTCCTTTTGTGGCCAGCAGTACCTTGACGTTGAGAAAGAAACAGTTTCAGCTGGGATAAAGCCACACTTCTCAGCACAGTAAGTTAACTGTTGTCATTAAATCCCTGGGATTTTTAAGGGGTTGAATTTAGCCATATAAATGTGAGTGACAATGTCCACATTTTACTGTGAATTTAATCAGCCTGGTATAGCTAATCCCATGGTACCCACGGACAAACTCATTTCGCttaatttttatcttttttacataaTGGGGAACATGGGATCTGAATGGAGACCTTGAGTCCAGTTTCTGCACTGCCAGTGTCTTGCCCTGTAATTTTGGGCAAGGGACTGAACATCCATGGCTTTCTGGTTTCCAGTTTGTAGAaggggtgtaaatcaggaacaaATTCACTAAATTCAGTGGGATTGGGCTGTCGTCCATGAGGTCAGATTCAAGGCTTTTAGATTCTCTTAgacacttggggccagatttttaaagacgcCTAGCGGGATACTGAGATGAACCTAGGCACGTAcaactcattaaaatcaatggatgtTAGGcatctagatgcttttgaaaatcccactgagcacctaaacacctttaaaaacctggcccttCATTCTTGATCCACTGAGTGATCCAGTGGCAGGAAGAACTTTGCTccaattagagctggtcaggaatttttcaatgaaaggttttttttgtcagaaaacacTGATTGTCAAAACCAAACCGTTTTGCTAAAATGTACCAGTTTCAATGAGACGTCCATCAGGAAGGCATCtttatacttttgaaaatcccacccgatgcctaaatacctttaacaatcCGGCCATCTATGGGGTAAGGCAGCAGCTGAGCGGGGGTTTTGTGACTGTCCGTGGGGCATAAATGTTGGACTGAGGCGCCTAAAATGGCATTTAGGGGCCTAAGCCCCTTTGTGAATCAAGAACTTAGTCAGCAAAGTGACCAGACAGGGCTTAAAGacacccccagcccaaagccagcacccaaactctctcccagagcctgcacccctcacccctcctgcacattCACCCCCTGCCCTTGCCTGGATCCTGCACCCaccacccaaactctgtcctaaagcctgcacccccaaccccttcccactctctcctgcccccagactcgctcccagagcctgcaccccagccctccgcactccctcccagagtctgcacccctcacccctcctgcacccacacccCTTGCCCTAGCCAAGAGCCAGCActcaaactctatcccagagcctgcatccctcaccccctcctgcacccccaccccctgccacagcccagcgcctgcacccagcacccaaactccatcccagaatctgcaccccagaccccctcctccacccaaactcCGTCTCAGAGTCCAACCTCTCACCCATCCTTCACCccactctcctgccccagcccagggcctgcaccacagacctcctgcccccacccaaactccctcccagagccttaggcaggtggggggtggagtttggggggcagagcttggggggcaggttctgggtaccaccaaaatttctacaaaccagCCACCCCTGTACATGgtgatggagaagaaaagggagagTCTTGTTATTTTCCTGAGCTGCAATATATGTCCTGCAGCATAATATGTAAAACCAGTCTCTATCTACCTTCTGTTTCTCGTTCCATGACCATTTCTCATTGGCCTTCCCTCTGCAGTGTATATCTACACAAGAAATGTCCAACAGAACTACCGTTACTGAGTTctttctcctgggattctctgatgtgcaggAACAGCAGATTTTACACTTCCTGGTGTTTCTAGTGATTTATCTGGCAGCCCTGGTGGGGAATCTTCTCATCATCACAGTCGTAGCCCTCGACCAGcatcttcacacccccatgtactttttcCTGGGCAACTTATCCTTCCTAGACCTCTGCTACATCTCAGTCACCATCCCCAAGTCCATGGCTGACTCACTAACCAACAACAGACTTATCTCTTTCTCTGGATGTGTCACCCAAGTCTTTTTGATTGTAACTTTTGCAGTAGCAGAGCTGGTATTTCTCACGGTGATGGCATATGACCGCTACACTGCAATCTGCCACCCTCTGCATTACAGGGTGACTATGAACAGAGGAGCATGTGCCCAGATTGCAGCTGGCTCATGGATTAGCAGCATGATCTGCTCTGTATTACACACAGCTAATACCTTTAGGTTACATTTCTGTGGGTCCAATGTTATCGCTCAGTTTTTCTGTGATATCCCACAGTTGCTAGAGATCTCTTGCTCTGATACACATGCTAATGAAATAGTCATGATTGCCCTTGGATCGCTTGTAGATGTGGTCTGCTTTGTATTGATAATTGTGTCCTACATTCACATCTTCTCCACGGTGatgagaatcccctctgagcagggcagatacaaagccttctccacctgcatcCCTCacctggttgttttttgtttatttatcagTACAGCATCATTTACGTACATGAGGCCCAGGTCAATGTCTTCAAAATCTCTGAATCTGACGGCTGCTGTGTTGTATTGTGTGGTGCCACCACTAATGAATCCAATCATTTACAGTCTAAGAAACAAAGAGATAAAAAGTTCTCTGTGGAAAATGATAGGCAGGATATTTTTtaccaacaaaaacaaatttctcaCACTGAACTCTTAGCGTCTGACTGGAATAAAGTAGTCCCATGCTCTACCTTATGTAATAGTCCAGGCTGACTTTGTATGAGGACCAGCCTATGTTCATGTTAGGGTTAGAACTTGATGTTTTGCATTTTCTGATTTTGGCTGAAAGGTTTTA from Malaclemys terrapin pileata isolate rMalTer1 chromosome 13, rMalTer1.hap1, whole genome shotgun sequence includes:
- the LOC128848015 gene encoding olfactory receptor 14A16-like, with the translated sequence MSNRTTVTEFFLLGFSDVQEQQILHFLVFLVIYLAALVGNLLIITVVALDQHLHTPMYFFLGNLSFLDLCYISVTIPKSMADSLTNNRLISFSGCVTQVFLIVTFAVAELVFLTVMAYDRYTAICHPLHYRVTMNRGACAQIAAGSWISSMICSVLHTANTFRLHFCGSNVIAQFFCDIPQLLEISCSDTHANEIVMIALGSLVDVVCFVLIIVSYIHIFSTVMRIPSEQGRYKAFSTCIPHLVVFCLFISTASFTYMRPRSMSSKSLNLTAAVLYCVVPPLMNPIIYSLRNKEIKSSLWKMIGRIFFTNKNKFLTLNS